One genomic segment of uncultured Desulfobacter sp. includes these proteins:
- the aroB gene encoding 3-dehydroquinate synthase, whose protein sequence is MIKTFTVEGRQGTSAIHVGESLSRVGEYLPDQGPVVIVTDENILKHYGASFPAGHVITIGTGEKIKTLATVEYILREMIKAGCDRSSFLLAIGGGIVCDIAGFVASVFLRGIRFGFVSTSLLSQVDASVGGKNGVNLDAFKNMVGVFNQPEFVLCDIDMLSTLPDREISNGLAEIVKHGLSEDRSLLEFIENNREKALSLDRETVFRMVADSVAIKSRVVQADEREAGERRKLNFGHTIGHAFEKLDPCGHGRAVAAGMVVAAQFSQQKGYINQEDVDRIKDLLLGLGLPVAFDFPQEQIIEAASRDKKKQGNNLFFVFLGQIGKARVENISYDDLNGFIRDYFV, encoded by the coding sequence ATGATTAAAACCTTTACAGTTGAGGGGCGGCAGGGCACATCTGCCATCCATGTGGGAGAGTCCTTGTCCCGTGTAGGAGAGTACCTGCCGGACCAGGGTCCTGTGGTTATTGTTACCGATGAGAACATCCTCAAGCATTACGGTGCATCCTTCCCTGCCGGCCATGTAATCACCATCGGTACCGGGGAAAAAATCAAAACCCTTGCTACGGTGGAATATATCCTGCGGGAAATGATTAAGGCCGGGTGCGACCGGTCAAGTTTTTTGCTGGCGATCGGCGGGGGCATTGTCTGTGACATTGCCGGCTTTGTGGCATCTGTTTTTCTTAGGGGCATCCGTTTCGGCTTTGTTTCCACCTCTCTTCTTTCCCAGGTAGATGCCAGCGTCGGAGGCAAAAACGGCGTCAATCTGGATGCCTTTAAAAATATGGTGGGGGTGTTCAACCAGCCAGAGTTTGTCCTGTGTGACATCGACATGCTGTCCACCCTGCCGGACAGGGAAATATCCAACGGTCTGGCCGAAATTGTCAAACATGGACTGAGCGAAGATCGCTCCCTTCTGGAATTTATCGAAAACAACCGGGAGAAAGCCCTATCCCTGGACCGGGAAACGGTTTTCCGGATGGTTGCGGATTCAGTGGCCATTAAATCCCGTGTGGTCCAGGCAGATGAACGGGAGGCCGGAGAACGCCGCAAGCTTAACTTCGGCCACACCATCGGACATGCCTTTGAAAAACTGGATCCCTGCGGCCATGGCCGTGCGGTCGCCGCAGGAATGGTAGTGGCAGCACAATTTTCCCAACAAAAAGGATATATCAATCAAGAAGATGTAGACCGAATCAAGGATTTACTTTTAGGGCTTGGGCTGCCTGTTGCCTTTGACTTCCCCCAGGAACAAATCATTGAGGCGGCATCCAGGGATAAGAAAAAACAAGGTAACAATCTCTTTTTTGTTTTTCTTGGACAGATCGGAAAGGCCAGGGTGGAGAATATAAGCTATGATGACCTGAATGGTTTTATTCGTGACTATTTTGTCTGA
- a CDS encoding chemotaxis protein CheB yields the protein MPEKKEIKTGLSQSQSKIERQSIPKSFPVVGLGASAGGLEALKAFFTKVPPTSGMAFIVLVHMTPNQPSLMPELLQKIALIPVSAAKDGEPLEPDRAYIIPPNKDLSVYNGNIQLLDMTTKKGRLPIDYFFRSLAQDQGENAAAIVLSGMGTDGTLGVKEIKVHDGLVFVQSEESAGYDGMPRSAINTGIVDMIMAPAEMPEKLIQYFSQAVQGFQDIPAQFPVKEEGWIHKIYAILRSRVGHDFSSYKSNTILRRISRRMSLNHIRSHEVYVRYLRENPDEIDALFRELLIGVTNFFRDPESFEVLKADVLPDLLETLGTDATFRAWIPGCSTGEEVYSLVIALKEILDKTSNRINLQIFGTDIDSRAIKKAREGVYPCSVKADLGEERVNRFFIQEGDFYRIRKGIRDCVVFSVQNIIKDPPFSRLNLLCCRNLLIYLNTDAQKKLLPLFHYTLVPDGVLMLGSSETIGGATDLFQTINKKWRIFRRREVPKAIRQIVNFPTGPLAVERPRDLSAGNSKNKPFDTNYLTQKVVLEQFAPTAVLTDSNGDIINVQGRTGKYLETPSGPVTNNILDMARKGLRIELSAALRAAVSSAAKVTKKRLSVKTNGDYQLIDLHVCPLKKPDELAGRLLVVFEDIDSESMDETGDHAGKEDFSPASTHIAALEQELQTTRESHQTTIEELESSNEELKSTNEEIQSANEELQSTNEELESSKEELQSLNEELQTVNAELQGKVEELSAAHDDMRNLLNSTEIANIFVDNNMRVRRFTPEATRIINLIQTDLGRPIQHVVSNLKYDNMIRDLENVLQYLTPVETEVQTNEGKWFNMSIIPYRTTDNRIDGAVMTFISIEDQKKVNIQLEASLKEAENAWELTRVIFDISRDPMVVLDKNSCIVIANTCYSTLMDIDRKYLKGMDFIPPLKKEPSQKKDLKTQLKTAMETNEDFISDMMDFETASGKKSYTIKGSILKKDKSFPYRILLQFLSGQSRRIK from the coding sequence ATGCCCGAAAAGAAAGAAATAAAAACCGGCCTATCGCAATCGCAATCAAAAATTGAAAGACAATCAATACCCAAATCATTTCCTGTTGTGGGGTTAGGTGCATCAGCCGGGGGATTGGAAGCATTAAAGGCTTTTTTTACAAAGGTTCCTCCAACAAGCGGCATGGCTTTTATTGTTCTGGTACATATGACGCCGAACCAGCCGAGCCTTATGCCGGAGCTGCTTCAAAAAATAGCATTGATTCCGGTGTCAGCCGCAAAAGACGGAGAGCCCCTTGAGCCGGACAGAGCATATATCATTCCCCCTAATAAGGATCTTTCAGTTTATAACGGAAATATTCAGCTCTTGGATATGACAACAAAGAAGGGCCGGCTGCCTATTGATTATTTTTTCCGGTCGCTTGCCCAGGATCAGGGAGAAAATGCAGCTGCGATTGTGCTGTCAGGTATGGGCACAGACGGTACGCTGGGTGTTAAAGAGATCAAAGTTCATGACGGGCTTGTATTTGTTCAATCCGAGGAATCGGCCGGATACGACGGTATGCCCCGCAGCGCAATCAATACCGGAATTGTCGATATGATCATGGCTCCGGCGGAGATGCCTGAAAAACTCATCCAATATTTTTCACAGGCTGTCCAGGGGTTCCAGGATATCCCGGCTCAGTTTCCCGTTAAGGAGGAGGGCTGGATACATAAAATTTATGCCATTCTTCGATCACGGGTCGGCCATGATTTTTCATCCTATAAGTCCAATACAATTCTCAGGCGCATCAGCCGCCGGATGAGTCTGAACCATATCCGCAGTCACGAAGTTTATGTGCGCTATTTAAGGGAAAATCCCGACGAAATAGACGCCCTGTTTCGAGAGTTGTTGATTGGTGTGACCAATTTTTTCCGTGATCCGGAATCCTTTGAAGTCTTGAAAGCAGATGTCCTGCCGGACCTTTTAGAGACCCTGGGGACTGATGCTACCTTCAGAGCCTGGATTCCGGGATGTTCAACCGGTGAGGAAGTTTATTCTTTGGTCATTGCATTAAAAGAGATCCTTGATAAAACTTCAAACCGGATAAACCTGCAAATATTTGGTACGGATATTGACAGCCGGGCCATTAAAAAAGCCCGTGAAGGTGTTTACCCGTGTAGTGTTAAAGCGGATCTGGGCGAGGAGCGTGTGAATCGTTTCTTCATTCAAGAGGGAGATTTTTACCGTATACGAAAGGGAATCCGGGATTGTGTGGTTTTTTCCGTTCAAAATATTATCAAGGACCCGCCTTTTTCCCGATTGAACCTGCTGTGTTGCAGGAATCTGCTGATTTACCTGAATACGGATGCACAAAAAAAGCTGCTGCCCCTGTTTCACTATACACTGGTCCCGGACGGCGTCCTTATGCTGGGGTCTTCCGAAACAATAGGGGGCGCAACGGATCTGTTCCAGACCATCAATAAAAAATGGCGAATTTTCAGGCGTCGGGAAGTGCCTAAAGCCATACGACAGATCGTCAACTTTCCCACGGGGCCATTGGCTGTGGAGCGTCCCCGGGATTTATCTGCCGGGAATTCTAAAAATAAACCGTTCGACACCAACTATCTGACACAAAAGGTGGTGTTGGAACAGTTTGCCCCAACTGCTGTTCTTACGGACAGCAATGGCGACATCATAAATGTACAGGGCCGGACCGGCAAATACCTTGAAACACCGAGCGGCCCTGTCACCAACAATATTTTGGATATGGCCCGTAAGGGGCTGCGCATAGAACTGTCAGCAGCCCTTAGGGCTGCCGTATCATCAGCGGCTAAAGTGACCAAGAAAAGACTGTCTGTAAAAACCAACGGTGATTATCAACTGATTGATCTGCACGTCTGCCCTTTGAAGAAACCCGATGAGCTTGCCGGACGGTTACTTGTGGTTTTTGAGGATATCGACTCCGAATCCATGGACGAAACCGGGGACCACGCCGGTAAAGAAGATTTCTCGCCTGCATCAACTCACATTGCCGCGTTGGAACAGGAACTGCAGACCACCAGGGAAAGTCATCAGACGACCATCGAGGAGTTGGAATCGTCAAATGAAGAGCTCAAATCAACCAATGAGGAAATTCAGTCGGCCAACGAAGAGCTCCAGTCCACCAACGAAGAGCTGGAGTCCTCCAAGGAGGAGCTTCAGTCGCTGAACGAAGAACTGCAAACGGTTAATGCCGAGCTTCAAGGCAAAGTGGAGGAGTTGTCGGCAGCCCATGATGACATGCGCAACCTGCTGAACAGTACGGAAATCGCCAATATTTTTGTGGACAATAACATGCGGGTCCGGCGGTTTACACCTGAGGCCACAAGGATTATCAATCTTATTCAGACAGACCTCGGCAGGCCTATCCAGCATGTTGTCAGTAACCTGAAATACGACAACATGATTAGAGATCTGGAAAACGTCCTGCAGTATTTGACACCCGTTGAAACCGAAGTGCAGACGAATGAAGGCAAATGGTTTAACATGAGCATCATACCCTACCGCACCACGGATAACCGGATCGACGGCGCTGTGATGACATTTATAAGCATTGAAGATCAAAAAAAGGTCAATATCCAGCTTGAAGCCTCGTTAAAAGAAGCGGAAAACGCTTGGGAGCTCACGCGGGTCATATTCGATATAAGCCGAGACCCAATGGTGGTGTTGGATAAAAACAGCTGCATTGTTATCGCCAACACGTGCTATTCGACGCTTATGGACATAGACCGGAAATACCTTAAAGGAATGGATTTTATCCCCCCCCTCAAAAAAGAGCCTTCACAAAAAAAAGATTTGAAAACACAATTGAAAACAGCGATGGAAACAAATGAAGATTTCATCTCGGATATGATGGATTTTGAAACCGCCTCCGGGAAGAAAAGTTATACGATTAAAGGGTCCATTCTTAAAAAAGATAAAAGCTTCCCATACCGTATTTTGCTCCAGTTCCTATCCGGGCAATCCAGAAGAATAAAGTAG